Proteins encoded in a region of the Gigantopelta aegis isolate Gae_Host chromosome 13, Gae_host_genome, whole genome shotgun sequence genome:
- the LOC121387374 gene encoding m-AAA protease-interacting protein 1, mitochondrial-like, protein MAFSSVISRASLLYLTFRPTVAKAASKFAKVTSSTTKRNLVLLQHIAKSSCRNRLLSTSVSGCQTVNVTPYSSRRQHTVSHKSHVALLFSRPFSSDGYDNDRESSGASRTPLQLMDFPRIWWPNPIKWFKNKLFTVLITGYFDESFNMDSFLDGSLGAVAHVSTCISNGDFSALKGLVTSEAIEEVQKSYEHLDVKQRRFLSVNPKDIFYMFIYEIGMIFDSSTNQRFVEITVALQGFHDYHEVIQTPVAKYLEIFRENVEQMYICNYRFSREYTKGVESEWTISKLNHFTPWEDYRT, encoded by the exons atggcgtTTAGTTCAGTAATTTCAAGAGCAtctttactttatttaacatttagaCCAACCGTAGCAAAAGCAGCTAGCAAATTCGCCAAAGTGACCAGTTCAACAACTAAAAGAAATCTTGTTCTTTTGCAACACATCGCCAAATCTTCCTGCAGGAATCGTCTGCTGTCGACGTCGGTCTCGGGTTGTCAAACCGTGAACGTGACTCCGTATTCGAGCAGACGACAGCACACAGTGTCGCACAAGTCGCACGTAGCGCTGCTGTTTTCTAGACCCTTTTCGTCCGACGGCTATGACAATGACCGAGAAAGCAGTGGAGCCTCCAGGACACCTCTACAGTTGATGGATTTCCCCAGGATCTGGTGGCCCAACCCAATCAAATGGttcaaaaacaaactgttcacaGTATTGATTACTGGTTACTTTGATGAGAGTTTCAACATGGACTCCTTTCTAGATGGTTCACTTGGg GCTGTAGCACACGTCTCAACCTGTATTTCTAATGGAGATTTTTCTGCATTGAAAGGACTCGTAACTAGTGAG GCTATAGAAGAAGTACAGAAAAGCTATGAacatttggatgtcaaacagcgCAGATTCCTCTCCGTCAACCCCAAAGACATTTTCTACATGTTTATCTACGAGATTGGCATGATATTCGACTCCAGTACAA ATCAAAGGTTTGTGGAAATCACTGTTGCTCTACAAGGTTTCCATGACTACCACGAGGTTATACAGACACCGGTGGCCAAATACCTGGAGATTTTCCGCGAGAATGTCGAACAGATGTATATTTGTAATTACAG ATTTAGCCGAGAGTACACTAAAGGAGTAGAGAGCGAATGGACGATAAGCAAACTGAATCACTTCACACCGTGGGAAGACTACAGGACCTAG
- the LOC121387697 gene encoding tRNA wybutosine-synthesizing protein 5-like, with product MEINNENYIKKQVIQLKQINGVTRQAFLDEVYPKRVPMIFTGLDIGPCREKWTTDYLAQFGGSADVKIHVSASHQLDFINKNFLYRSLPFDKFVRRAANEDKQFFLCENECYYLRALGDDPRKDIAKIDKQFPRLAQDIVFPDFFDGDSVFSSVFRIASAKVQLWTHYDVMDNLLIQVTGRKRVVLFSPKEVENLYIVGDKSQVLDIDNPDLTQFPKFANVQRYEGMLNSGDILFIPALWFHNIISLEFGVAVNVFWRHLPKEVYDHKDVYGNRDPLPAARATQIVDRALKTLEELPREYADFYARLLIERIKRKAFTDDSFTDKS from the exons ATggaaattaataatgaaaattatattaagAAACAAGTCATTCAACTTAAGCAAATCAATGGTGTAACAAGACAAGCATTCCTTGATGAAGTATACCCGAAA CGAGTTCCCATGATTTTCACGGGGTTGGATATTGGTCCTTGCCGTGAGAAATGGACGACAGACTACCTCGCTCAGTTTGGTGGATCAGCTGATGTTAAAATCCACGTTTCAGCATCGCACCAATTAGATTTTATCAACAAGAACTTCTTATACCG gtCTCTCCCATTTGACAAGTTTGTGAGGAGAGCTGCTAACGAAGATAAGCAGTTTTTCCTGTGTGAG AATGAATGTTATTACTTAAGAGCTCTTGGTGACGATCCTCGGAAAGACATTGCGAAGATCGACAAACAGTTTCCAAGACTAGCACAGGACATAGTCTTTCCAGACTTCTTCGATGGAGACTCAGTCTTTTCAAGCGTTTTTCGCATTGCAAGTGCCAAGGTTCAGCTGTGGACACATTATGAT GTTATGGACAATCTTCTCATACAAGTAACGGGCAGAAAAAGAGTTGTGCTCTTCAGTCCAAAAGAGGTAGAAAACCTCTATATTGTTG gCGACAAATCACAAGTATTGGACATTGATAATCCTGACCTAACACAGTTCCCTAAATTCGCCAACGTTCAGAGATACGAAGGGATGTTAAATTCAGGAGACATTCTCTTTATTCCAG cTCTTTGGTTTCACAATATCATCTCTCTGGAGTTTGGTGTCGCGGTTAATGTTTTCTGGAGGCATCTTCCGAAAGAAGTTTACGATCATAAGGACGTGTACGGAAATCGAGACCCACTTCCTGCGGCCAGGGCGACACAGATCGTCGACAGAGCATTAAAGACCCTCGAAGAATTACCCCGAGAATACGCAGATTTCTATGCAAGACTTTTGATAGAACGCATAAAAAGAAAGGCCTTCACAGACGATTCTTTTACTGACAAATCATGA